A window of the Equus przewalskii isolate Varuska chromosome 10, EquPr2, whole genome shotgun sequence genome harbors these coding sequences:
- the LOC103565867 gene encoding serine protease 33-like, which translates to MSSVEELLLSPGGPEGSGPGGLALARLERPPSLSSAVQPVSLATSPQPSPWPQLCWAQGFDLDFDPYIPPKELHSVPLEPLDVSSCKDAFRLQPDCPNLKVSLPKGSQCTRLPYSYSKLVVSDGAPLVCSQGRNWLLQGVMTWSPCLGTRLPEVYMPVYPFRSWIREKVSNATFYTLAKKCPLILLKTRKRRQ; encoded by the exons ATGTCCAGCGTGGAGGAGCTGCTCCTGTCCCCAGGAGGGCCCGAGGGCTCTGGGCCTGGTGGCCTGGCCCTGGCCCGGCTGGAAAGGCCACCATCTCTCAGCAGTGCAGTGCAGCCTGTGTCTCTGGCCACTAGCCCCCAGCCTTCCCCCTGGCCGCAGCTCTGCTGGGCCCAGGGGTTTGATCTTGATTTTG ATCCCTACATCCCACCGAAAGAGCTGCACAGTGTCCCGCTGGAACCGCTGGACGTCAGCTCCTGCAAAGATGCCTTTCGCCTCCAACCTGACTGTCCCAACCTGAAGGTCAGCCTGCCCAAGGGCTCCCAGTGCACCAGGCTCCCCTACAGCTACTCCAAACTGGTG GTGTCTGATGGGGCCCCCCTGGTCTGTTCCCAAGGCAGAAACTGGTTGCTGCAGGGTGTGATGACCTGGAGTCCCTGCTTGGGGACCCGCCTCCCTGAAGTCTACATGCCTGTGTATCCCTTCCGTTCCTGGATCAGAGAGAAGGTCTCTAACGCCACCTTCTACACGTTGGCTAAGAAGTGCCCTCTGATCTTGCTCAAgaccaggaagaggaggcagtGA